One window of the Longimicrobium terrae genome contains the following:
- a CDS encoding Spy/CpxP family protein refolding chaperone encodes MRRNHLMGFAFALAAATSAQAASAQTAQPQQQHDGRGHQQGDRAERRGPGQRLFQGITLTAQQQEQVRAIMAEGRPARGERPARGAQADGQRGEQRQRGERRQLTEQERQQFEARRAEMQQRRTQSLQRIRGILTADQRAQFDRNVAEMEAQRGQRGERGARGQKGQRQGGASRS; translated from the coding sequence ATGCGTCGCAATCATCTGATGGGCTTTGCCTTTGCGCTGGCCGCCGCCACCTCGGCGCAGGCTGCCTCCGCGCAGACGGCCCAGCCCCAGCAGCAGCACGACGGCCGCGGGCACCAGCAGGGCGACCGCGCCGAACGCCGCGGGCCGGGACAGCGCCTGTTTCAGGGCATCACCCTGACGGCGCAGCAGCAGGAGCAGGTGCGCGCCATCATGGCCGAGGGCCGGCCGGCGCGCGGTGAGCGCCCCGCCCGGGGCGCCCAGGCCGACGGTCAGCGCGGCGAGCAGAGGCAGCGCGGAGAGCGCCGCCAGCTTACCGAGCAGGAGCGCCAGCAGTTCGAGGCACGCCGTGCCGAAATGCAGCAGCGCCGCACGCAGAGCCTGCAGCGCATCCGCGGCATCCTGACCGCCGACCAGCGCGCACAGTTCGACCGCAACGTGGCGGAAATGGAAGCCCAGCGTGGCCAGCGTGGTGAGCGCGGCGCCCGCGGGCAGAAGGGCCAGCGTCAGGGCGGCGCCTCGCGGTCCTGA
- a CDS encoding HAMP domain-containing sensor histidine kinase — translation MAIRVDSIRLRLTLWYAAILAIALVAMAVATYTLLDRLATARATASLIETGGAVLATGGRGERGLENAVRRFRAPDRRVVLYAPDGRVLAASDPPPFGPPVAEEVFAAVPPLRDVPVSRRPSQPAGADARPRSPRPDSAEFTRMDTAIRRAGRSRYDTLFAREDTGPRVAGSGRDGPSSDAGRGPSERADRGPSPDDRPRVAGPASRVMRLRPGDSPVRVGARPLRRGDGSVLAVIASTRQEQLLREQARLALALAVGVTLLIAVVPGSLLVRRSLAPIGDMTRQAARIGAERLGERLPTGNPRDELGALARVLNDLLDRLQAAFAQQRRFMAEAAHELRTPVAVVRAETELALSGERPAAEYREALGVVWSESERLGRIVDDLLTLSRAEAGEYPLRAGHADLAEVVADVVRAHRALAATRDVTLVADTADELPLNGDEVLLSRMLRNLVENAVKHGRIGDQVRVEARRDGDVYVLRVADTGPGISDAARERVWEPFFRGAGARAAGAEGGAGLGLPIARWIAEAHGGVLDLAETGPHGTVFEARIPVQTPLPVA, via the coding sequence ATGGCGATCCGGGTTGATTCCATCCGGCTGCGGCTGACCCTGTGGTACGCGGCCATTCTCGCCATCGCGCTCGTCGCCATGGCGGTCGCCACCTACACCCTGCTGGACCGCCTGGCCACCGCGCGCGCCACGGCGTCGCTGATCGAGACGGGCGGCGCCGTGCTGGCCACCGGCGGCCGCGGCGAGCGCGGGCTGGAAAACGCCGTCCGCCGCTTTCGCGCGCCGGACCGGCGCGTGGTGCTGTACGCGCCGGACGGACGCGTGCTGGCGGCGTCGGACCCGCCGCCGTTCGGGCCGCCGGTGGCGGAAGAGGTGTTCGCCGCCGTACCGCCGCTCCGTGACGTTCCCGTCAGCCGGCGCCCGTCGCAGCCGGCCGGCGCGGACGCGCGCCCCCGTTCCCCGCGGCCGGATTCGGCCGAATTCACCCGAATGGACACGGCTATCCGCCGCGCGGGTCGGAGCCGCTACGACACCCTTTTCGCACGGGAAGACACGGGGCCGCGCGTGGCGGGAAGCGGAAGGGACGGCCCGAGCTCAGACGCCGGGCGGGGCCCCTCGGAACGGGCGGACCGCGGACCATCTCCGGACGACCGCCCCCGCGTTGCCGGTCCCGCGAGCCGCGTCATGCGGCTGCGGCCGGGCGACTCGCCGGTGCGCGTGGGCGCGCGGCCCCTGCGGCGCGGCGACGGCTCCGTGCTGGCGGTCATTGCGTCCACTCGGCAGGAGCAGCTGCTGCGGGAGCAGGCCCGTCTTGCGCTCGCGCTGGCGGTTGGGGTGACGCTGCTGATCGCCGTGGTTCCCGGCTCGCTGCTGGTGCGCCGCAGCCTGGCCCCCATTGGCGACATGACGCGGCAGGCGGCCCGCATTGGCGCGGAGCGGCTGGGCGAGCGCCTGCCCACCGGCAATCCGCGCGACGAACTGGGCGCGCTGGCCCGCGTGCTGAACGATCTGCTTGACCGCCTGCAGGCGGCTTTTGCGCAGCAGCGCCGCTTCATGGCTGAGGCCGCGCACGAGCTGCGAACCCCCGTGGCCGTGGTGCGCGCGGAGACGGAACTGGCGCTCAGCGGCGAGCGGCCCGCGGCAGAGTATCGCGAGGCGCTGGGCGTGGTGTGGAGCGAATCGGAGCGTCTGGGGCGGATTGTGGATGATCTGCTCACCCTCTCCCGCGCGGAGGCCGGCGAGTATCCGCTGCGCGCCGGACACGCCGACTTGGCCGAGGTGGTGGCGGATGTGGTGCGTGCCCACCGCGCGCTTGCCGCCACCCGCGACGTAACGCTGGTCGCGGACACAGCGGATGAACTGCCGCTGAACGGCGACGAGGTCCTGCTTTCGCGCATGCTGCGCAATCTGGTGGAGAACGCGGTCAAGCACGGCCGCATCGGCGATCAGGTGCGGGTGGAAGCGCGGCGTGACGGCGACGTCTACGTACTGCGCGTGGCGGATACGGGACCGGGCATCTCCGACGCGGCGCGCGAGCGGGTGTGGGAGCCATTCTTTCGCGGCGCAGGCGCGCGGGCGGCAGGCGCGGAGGGCGGCGCCGGTCTGGGGCTGCCCATCGCACGGTGGATCGCGGAGGCGCACGGCGGCGTTCTGGATCTGGCGGAAACCGGTCCGCACGGCACCGTCTTCGAAGCCCGCATCCCGGTGCAGACGCCGCTCCCCGTGGCGTGA
- a CDS encoding tetratricopeptide repeat protein translates to MRRNALLLTALLAVPAALPAQHEGGHGAAPAAPPVADSTITLHREALGTFHWPVRTVSQEAQAYFDQGTRLMFAFAPDDAYRSFAQARRLDPACAMCWWGEAWSLAPYLNGPMDAEDAPAAFAAAARARALAAESGSPAERALTEAMAVRFAPEHPAGGRARLDSAYAKAMEDVHARFANDAQMATMYAEALMLLEPRRGIWSLEKPSVTRILDVLQGVLAADLGHPGACHLFIHATETTPRVGEAEACGELLSASMPRASHINHMPSHTFNRVGRWGDAVTVNQLAVRSDSAARTGDGISVYAAHNQMMLAYAAAVDGQSAVARLASNGFAELVPEGDGASLQALMAVRFGRWDDALALTAAPTHPVHRGLWAFGRGYAHLRGGRADSAALYLARVDSLATNTPQTMVVRQHTPARLLGVVSNILRGEMERSAGRADEAITAFRAAVALEDQLVYDEPEPLPFAARDWLGAALLDAGQADEAARVYTDAVADRPGNGWSLWGLERALRAAGRTEEADAARARFASVWTRADLQLSATRF, encoded by the coding sequence GCGCCGCAACGCCCTGCTTCTGACCGCCCTGCTCGCCGTCCCCGCCGCGCTGCCCGCGCAGCACGAGGGCGGACACGGCGCCGCGCCCGCGGCTCCGCCGGTGGCGGATTCCACGATCACGCTCCATCGAGAGGCGCTGGGCACCTTTCACTGGCCCGTGCGCACGGTGTCGCAAGAGGCGCAGGCGTACTTCGATCAGGGGACGCGGCTGATGTTCGCCTTTGCCCCGGACGATGCGTATCGCTCGTTCGCCCAGGCGCGCCGGCTGGATCCCGCGTGCGCCATGTGCTGGTGGGGCGAGGCGTGGTCGCTGGCGCCGTACCTGAACGGCCCCATGGACGCGGAAGACGCGCCTGCCGCCTTTGCCGCCGCCGCCCGTGCACGCGCACTGGCCGCGGAAAGCGGCTCGCCGGCCGAGCGCGCGCTGACGGAGGCGATGGCGGTGCGCTTTGCGCCGGAGCACCCCGCCGGCGGCCGCGCACGGCTGGACTCCGCGTACGCCAAGGCGATGGAGGACGTGCATGCACGCTTCGCGAATGACGCGCAGATGGCCACGATGTACGCCGAAGCGCTGATGCTGCTTGAGCCTCGCCGCGGCATCTGGAGCCTGGAAAAGCCGTCCGTCACCCGCATTCTGGACGTGCTCCAGGGCGTGCTGGCGGCGGACCTGGGCCACCCCGGCGCCTGCCACCTCTTCATCCACGCGACGGAAACCACGCCGCGCGTGGGCGAGGCCGAGGCGTGTGGCGAGCTGCTCTCCGCCTCCATGCCGCGGGCGAGCCACATCAACCACATGCCGTCACACACGTTCAACCGCGTGGGCCGCTGGGGCGACGCGGTGACGGTGAACCAGCTTGCGGTCCGCTCGGATTCCGCCGCGCGCACGGGGGACGGAATCTCCGTCTACGCCGCCCACAACCAGATGATGCTGGCGTACGCCGCCGCGGTGGATGGGCAGTCTGCGGTCGCGCGGCTGGCGTCAAACGGATTCGCGGAACTCGTTCCGGAGGGCGACGGTGCGTCGCTCCAGGCGCTGATGGCCGTGCGATTCGGGCGCTGGGACGACGCGCTGGCGCTCACCGCCGCGCCCACGCACCCGGTGCACCGCGGCCTGTGGGCGTTCGGGCGCGGCTACGCGCACCTTCGCGGTGGGCGCGCGGACAGTGCCGCCCTCTACCTTGCGCGGGTGGACTCGCTGGCCACGAACACGCCGCAGACCATGGTGGTGCGCCAGCATACGCCCGCGCGCCTGCTGGGCGTGGTGAGCAACATCCTGCGCGGGGAGATGGAGCGCTCCGCCGGACGCGCAGACGAGGCGATCACCGCCTTTCGCGCCGCGGTCGCGCTGGAAGACCAGCTGGTGTACGACGAGCCGGAACCGCTCCCCTTTGCCGCCCGCGACTGGCTGGGCGCGGCGCTTCTGGATGCGGGGCAGGCGGATGAGGCCGCGCGCGTCTACACGGACGCAGTGGCGGACCGCCCCGGGAACGGATGGAGCCTGTGGGGGCTGGAACGTGCACTTCGCGCCGCGGGCCGCACGGAAGAGGCGGACGCTGCCCGCGCCCGCTTCGCCTCCGTGTGGACCCGCGCGGACCTGCAGCTCTCCGCGACGCGCTTTTGA
- a CDS encoding metal-dependent hydrolase codes for MLIAHIPAGYLTTRGLLRRFAVPDGAQMRILLLGVAASVLPDLDLFWWHFVDHRRQVHHAYLTHIPLAWIAVFALGALVLMLIRARREAWIAGAVVAANVMIHLILDTTAGGIRWAWPFSQHEFALSHPPAAHGAWIYNFVLHWTFGLEILITIAALVVWLRARNRRTAGFAPS; via the coding sequence ATGCTGATCGCCCACATCCCCGCGGGATACCTGACCACGCGCGGGCTGCTGCGCCGCTTCGCCGTGCCGGACGGTGCGCAGATGCGGATTCTGCTGCTCGGTGTGGCGGCAAGCGTGCTGCCGGATCTGGATCTGTTCTGGTGGCACTTCGTGGATCACCGGCGGCAGGTGCACCACGCCTATCTGACGCACATTCCGCTTGCGTGGATCGCCGTGTTCGCGCTCGGCGCTCTGGTCCTGATGCTCATCCGGGCACGCCGGGAGGCGTGGATCGCGGGCGCGGTGGTGGCGGCGAACGTGATGATCCACCTGATTCTGGATACTACGGCAGGCGGAATCCGGTGGGCGTGGCCGTTCTCCCAGCACGAATTCGCGCTTAGCCATCCGCCCGCCGCGCACGGCGCCTGGATCTACAACTTCGTGCTGCACTGGACGTTCGGCCTGGAGATCCTCATCACCATCGCCGCGCTGGTGGTCTGGCTGCGGGCGAGGAATCGGCGCACGGCCGGGTTCGCGCCGTCCTGA
- a CDS encoding ABC transporter ATP-binding protein has translation MSSTENRPVIELANVQRVYRTGKTEVAALRGVDLTVMPGEMIAIMGSSGSGKSTLMNTLGCLDVPTGGSYTLDGIRVESLGRDSLADLRNQKLGFVFQGFNLLARTSALDNVELPLLYDRRGRWKGTRAMAAAALERVGLGGRLDHEPSELSGGQQQRVAIARALVTQPTLLLADEPTGNLDSRTTIEIMALFQELNDEGVTIVLVTHEPEVAQYARRVVEVRDGRILRDHPVDDRRRAADDLAAMDAAAEYREAA, from the coding sequence ATGTCATCGACAGAAAACAGGCCGGTCATCGAACTGGCCAACGTGCAGCGCGTGTACCGGACGGGAAAGACGGAAGTGGCCGCCCTGCGCGGCGTGGACCTGACCGTCATGCCGGGCGAGATGATCGCCATCATGGGCTCATCCGGCAGCGGCAAGAGCACGCTGATGAACACGCTGGGGTGCCTGGACGTGCCCACGGGCGGCAGCTACACGCTTGACGGCATCCGTGTGGAAAGCCTGGGCAGGGACAGCCTGGCGGACCTGCGCAACCAGAAGCTGGGCTTTGTCTTTCAGGGCTTCAACCTGCTCGCGCGGACGAGCGCGCTGGACAACGTGGAGCTGCCGCTGCTGTACGACCGCCGCGGCCGGTGGAAGGGCACCCGCGCCATGGCCGCCGCCGCGCTGGAGCGGGTCGGACTCGGCGGGCGGCTGGACCACGAGCCCAGCGAACTGAGCGGCGGCCAGCAGCAGCGCGTGGCCATCGCCCGTGCGCTGGTGACGCAGCCCACGCTGCTGCTGGCGGATGAACCGACGGGCAACCTGGACAGCCGCACCACGATCGAGATCATGGCGCTGTTCCAGGAATTGAATGACGAGGGCGTTACCATCGTCCTCGTGACGCACGAGCCGGAGGTAGCGCAGTACGCCCGGCGCGTGGTGGAAGTGCGCGACGGCCGCATTCTTCGCGATCATCCGGTTGATGACCGCCGGCGCGCCGCGGACGATCTGGCCGCGATGGACGCGGCCGCGGAGTACCGGGAGGCGGCATGA
- a CDS encoding response regulator transcription factor: protein MRILLVEDEARLASAVERYLRESAFAVDVAGTGKDAIFLANVNPYDAIVLDIGIPEPDGFEVLRRLRERGNAARVLILTARDGVEDRIHGLELGADDYLVKPFALGELRARLRALLRRGESLTPDVLRVADLELDGNAQKAVRGGRAIPLTAKEYALLEYLVRNEGKVVGRAEISDKVWDERYDPASNLIEVYINRLRRKVDAEGAPPLIHTRRGAGYVLSQEADGDPG from the coding sequence ATGCGCATTCTGCTGGTGGAAGACGAGGCCCGCCTGGCGAGCGCGGTAGAGCGCTACCTGCGCGAAAGCGCGTTTGCGGTGGACGTGGCCGGAACCGGCAAGGACGCCATCTTTCTGGCCAACGTCAATCCGTACGACGCCATCGTGCTGGACATCGGCATCCCCGAGCCGGACGGATTCGAGGTCCTGCGCCGCCTTCGCGAGCGGGGGAACGCTGCCCGCGTGCTGATTCTGACCGCGCGCGACGGGGTGGAAGACCGCATCCACGGGCTGGAGCTGGGGGCCGACGACTATCTCGTCAAACCCTTTGCCCTGGGCGAGTTGCGCGCCCGCCTGCGCGCCCTGCTGCGCCGCGGCGAGAGTCTGACGCCGGATGTGCTGCGGGTGGCGGATCTGGAACTGGATGGCAATGCGCAGAAGGCCGTCCGCGGCGGGCGCGCCATCCCGCTGACCGCAAAGGAATACGCGCTGCTGGAGTACCTGGTCCGCAACGAGGGCAAAGTCGTAGGCCGCGCGGAGATCAGCGACAAGGTGTGGGACGAGCGGTACGATCCGGCGTCCAACCTGATCGAGGTCTACATCAACCGTCTGCGGCGCAAAGTGGATGCGGAGGGCGCGCCGCCGCTGATCCACACGCGGCGCGGCGCGGGCTATGTGCTTTCGCAGGAGGCAGATGGCGATCCGGGTTGA
- a CDS encoding ABC transporter permease, which yields MKTRQLVKVAGQSIVKNKMRTLLTMLGIVIGVGAVIIMVAVGNGAQEQIKNSIGSLGTNLLIVMPGSATAGGASQGAGTFSRLTVEDAEALKRDATLLAGVSPVVSTRTQVIGGEGNWRTMINGVSTDFAEIRDWTVSSGELFSESDVRGSRKVAVLGKTVADNLFPGTDPVGEQVQIGRVPFSVVGVLAGKGQNAGGQDQDDVILMPYTTARTRLSGNVRIGQIVASAATADDMAAAQEELSTLMREAHRLGDNPDDFTVRNQTEIAEAASSTTKVMSSLLAAIASISLLVGGIGIMNIMLVSVTERTREIGIRMAIGARGRDVLTQFLVESVAMSVAGGLMGLAVGFGGAALLARLTGWTTSTPLSAVLLAVGFSAAVGVFFGYYPARKAAALNPIQALRYE from the coding sequence ATGAAGACGCGGCAACTGGTAAAGGTGGCCGGGCAGAGCATCGTCAAGAACAAGATGCGCACGCTCCTGACGATGCTGGGCATCGTCATCGGCGTGGGCGCGGTCATCATCATGGTTGCGGTCGGCAACGGCGCGCAGGAGCAGATCAAGAACAGCATCGGCAGCCTGGGGACCAACCTGTTGATCGTCATGCCGGGCTCGGCCACGGCGGGCGGCGCCAGCCAGGGCGCGGGCACGTTCAGCCGCTTGACGGTGGAAGACGCCGAAGCGCTCAAGCGCGACGCCACGCTGCTGGCCGGCGTGTCCCCCGTCGTCAGCACGCGCACGCAGGTCATCGGCGGCGAAGGCAACTGGCGCACGATGATCAACGGCGTGTCGACGGACTTCGCGGAGATCCGCGACTGGACGGTGAGCAGCGGCGAACTGTTCAGCGAATCGGACGTGCGCGGATCGCGGAAAGTGGCGGTCCTCGGCAAGACGGTCGCGGACAACCTGTTCCCCGGCACGGACCCGGTGGGCGAGCAGGTGCAGATCGGCCGCGTACCGTTTTCCGTCGTCGGCGTGCTGGCGGGCAAGGGGCAGAACGCGGGCGGGCAGGACCAGGACGATGTGATCCTCATGCCTTATACGACAGCGCGGACGCGGCTGAGCGGCAACGTGCGCATCGGGCAGATCGTGGCCAGCGCGGCCACGGCCGACGACATGGCCGCCGCGCAGGAGGAGCTGTCGACGCTGATGCGCGAGGCGCACCGCCTGGGCGACAACCCGGACGACTTCACCGTGCGCAACCAGACGGAGATCGCCGAAGCCGCGAGTTCCACCACCAAGGTGATGTCCTCGCTGCTGGCGGCAATCGCGAGCATCTCGCTGCTCGTCGGCGGGATCGGGATCATGAACATCATGCTGGTTTCCGTCACCGAGCGCACGCGGGAAATCGGCATCCGCATGGCCATCGGCGCCCGCGGCCGCGACGTGCTGACGCAGTTCCTGGTGGAGAGCGTGGCGATGAGCGTGGCGGGCGGGCTGATGGGGCTGGCGGTGGGCTTTGGCGGGGCGGCGCTGCTCGCCCGGCTCACGGGATGGACGACCTCCACGCCGCTGAGCGCGGTGCTGCTGGCGGTGGGCTTTTCCGCCGCGGTAGGGGTGTTCTTTGGATACTACCCGGCCCGCAAGGCCGCGGCGCTGAATCCCATCCAGGCGCTTCGCTACGAGTGA
- a CDS encoding serine hydrolase domain-containing protein: MNTILRTIQSRWRTAAGVAVAGIAPVILAMAKTPPASAVAAAPLVAVHAPVAATAATLKPRPAAKPLARAPLTRAVDAVRAEVKRGAFPGAALAAGRGATTSLIEGVGTTTWKGATVDPERTVYDLASLTKVVATTTAAMLLYEDGRLDLDAPVSRYLPEFSGGNKDDVTIRDLLTHTSGLPAGTGVRGSTADEKLASLIRTPLRRAPETRVEYSDVGFVTLFAALEKAAGEPVEQMLERRVYGPLGMASTGYAPGADCARCAPSWQTADGTPVRGKVHDPTARALGGVAGNAGLFSTVADLSRFAAMLAGGGELEGVRVLKPETIDTFSRRQPGADNRALGWETPNADGTGAAGKSMSPRAFGHTGFTGTSLWVDPEHGTWAVLLANRTFDAHASNRIQKLRRTVHAYVTESAEEAPDSLLAD, translated from the coding sequence ATGAACACCATCCTCCGTACGATCCAGAGCCGCTGGCGCACCGCCGCGGGAGTGGCCGTCGCCGGCATCGCCCCGGTGATCCTGGCAATGGCGAAGACGCCACCCGCCTCGGCGGTGGCCGCGGCGCCGCTGGTAGCCGTGCACGCACCGGTTGCCGCCACCGCCGCGACGCTCAAGCCGCGCCCCGCCGCCAAGCCGCTGGCCCGCGCGCCGCTAACCCGCGCCGTGGACGCCGTGCGCGCCGAAGTGAAGCGTGGTGCGTTTCCCGGCGCGGCGCTCGCCGCCGGACGCGGAGCGACGACGTCGCTCATCGAGGGTGTGGGGACGACGACGTGGAAGGGCGCCACGGTGGATCCGGAGCGCACCGTCTACGATCTGGCGTCGCTCACCAAGGTGGTGGCCACGACCACGGCGGCCATGCTGCTGTACGAGGATGGGCGTCTGGACCTGGACGCGCCCGTGTCGCGCTATCTCCCGGAGTTTTCGGGCGGCAACAAGGATGACGTGACGATCCGCGACCTGCTGACGCACACTTCCGGACTCCCGGCGGGCACGGGCGTTCGCGGCAGCACGGCGGATGAAAAGCTGGCGTCGCTCATTCGCACGCCCCTGCGCCGCGCGCCGGAGACGCGGGTGGAGTACAGCGACGTGGGATTCGTGACGCTGTTCGCCGCGCTGGAAAAGGCGGCGGGCGAGCCGGTGGAGCAGATGCTGGAGCGCCGTGTCTATGGCCCGCTGGGGATGGCCAGCACCGGCTACGCGCCGGGCGCCGACTGCGCGCGCTGCGCCCCCTCCTGGCAGACGGCGGACGGCACGCCCGTCCGCGGCAAGGTGCACGATCCCACGGCGCGCGCGCTGGGCGGGGTGGCGGGAAACGCGGGATTGTTTTCCACGGTGGCTGACCTGTCGCGCTTCGCGGCAATGCTGGCCGGCGGCGGCGAACTGGAAGGTGTCCGCGTGCTGAAGCCGGAGACCATCGACACCTTTTCCCGCCGCCAGCCGGGCGCGGACAACCGTGCACTGGGATGGGAGACGCCCAACGCCGATGGTACGGGCGCGGCGGGAAAGAGCATGAGCCCGCGCGCGTTCGGGCACACGGGGTTCACGGGAACGTCGCTGTGGGTGGATCCGGAGCACGGCACCTGGGCGGTGCTGCTGGCCAACCGCACCTTTGACGCGCACGCCAGCAACCGCATTCAGAAGCTGCGCCGCACCGTGCACGCCTACGTTACCGAATCCGCCGAAGAAGCGCCGGATTCGCTGCTGGCCGACTGA
- a CDS encoding efflux RND transporter periplasmic adaptor subunit — protein sequence MIEISQPREGEDTSMNRKIRNAAAIAATVAGAGGLWFFQQADASETPAYRLAAVERGDVRSTVSATGALSAVTTVQVGTQASGKVTEILVDYNDRVRKGQLLARIDPTLQEQAVAEAQAGLARSQAQYEQASQEVERNKPLYDARIVTATEFGALQSAYSVARANVRSAQVALDRARQNLSYTAIYAPIDGVVVERNVDVGQTVAASLSAPQLFLIANDLSEMQILAAVDESDIGQIHDGQPVSFTVQSFGERTFSGTVRQVRLQSTTTENVVSYTAVVSVDNADGSLLPGMTATVEFQTAAEQNALTVPNAALRFRPSAEELEKAGVTIPRADSAAARSGGAAARSAGTGARAAGAGRTAGAARGGAGRALWTVDAQGKLSRIRVTPGLSDGQRTAVKGEGIQPGMQVIVGQAQTESASGSSSASTNPLQPQRPAGMRGPGGPGF from the coding sequence ATGATCGAAATCAGCCAGCCCCGCGAGGGGGAGGACACGTCGATGAACCGCAAGATCAGAAACGCAGCCGCGATCGCGGCGACCGTGGCGGGAGCCGGAGGACTCTGGTTCTTTCAGCAGGCGGACGCCAGCGAAACGCCGGCCTACCGCCTCGCCGCCGTGGAACGCGGCGACGTGCGATCCACCGTTTCCGCCACCGGCGCGCTCAGCGCCGTGACGACCGTGCAGGTGGGCACCCAGGCATCCGGCAAGGTCACCGAGATCCTGGTCGACTACAACGACCGCGTCCGCAAGGGACAGCTTCTGGCCCGCATCGACCCCACCCTGCAGGAGCAGGCCGTGGCCGAAGCGCAGGCCGGACTGGCCCGCTCGCAGGCGCAGTACGAGCAGGCCAGCCAGGAAGTAGAGCGCAACAAGCCGCTCTACGACGCGCGCATCGTCACCGCGACGGAGTTCGGCGCGCTGCAGTCCGCCTACTCGGTGGCGCGCGCCAACGTGCGCAGCGCCCAGGTGGCGCTGGACCGCGCGCGGCAGAACCTGTCGTATACCGCCATCTACGCTCCCATCGACGGCGTCGTCGTGGAGCGCAACGTGGACGTGGGCCAGACGGTTGCCGCCAGCCTGAGCGCGCCGCAGCTCTTCCTGATCGCCAACGACCTGAGCGAGATGCAGATCCTGGCCGCCGTCGATGAAAGCGACATCGGGCAGATTCACGACGGCCAGCCGGTGAGCTTCACCGTGCAGTCGTTCGGCGAGCGGACGTTCAGCGGCACCGTGCGGCAGGTTCGCCTGCAGAGCACCACGACGGAAAACGTGGTCAGCTACACCGCCGTCGTCTCGGTGGACAACGCGGACGGCTCGCTCCTGCCCGGAATGACGGCGACGGTGGAATTCCAGACGGCGGCCGAGCAGAACGCGCTCACGGTCCCCAACGCCGCCCTCCGCTTCCGGCCATCTGCCGAGGAGTTGGAGAAGGCCGGCGTCACCATCCCCCGCGCAGACAGCGCCGCGGCCCGCTCCGGCGGCGCGGCGGCACGTTCCGCCGGCACGGGAGCACGCGCGGCGGGCGCGGGGCGGACGGCGGGCGCGGCTCGCGGCGGCGCCGGACGCGCGCTTTGGACGGTGGACGCGCAGGGCAAGCTGTCCCGCATCCGCGTGACGCCGGGTCTGTCCGACGGGCAGCGCACCGCGGTCAAGGGGGAGGGCATTCAGCCGGGAATGCAGGTGATCGTGGGCCAGGCGCAGACCGAATCCGCTTCGGGATCGTCATCGGCCAGCACCAATCCGCTGCAGCCGCAGCGCCCCGCCGGCATGCGCGGGCCCGGCGGCCCCGGCTTCTGA